TGCTTACACAGACATCAATGTTCTGTGTCTCCAGCATTATCATGCCCCCCAGTGCATTAAAGCCAGTGTTTCTGGATATACAACTCACCTGATTTGTTTTAGTACttctatatcatgacaatcaTGTATAAGTTGTATGAAATCTTCATAACTTGCTGCATATGCATAAGTTCTTTTATGTTTCTCAGCTAACTGTTCTCTGTATTCTAAATGACCtaatattgtttggttgatgTAGTCTGGGTCACAGATCATGTCAACACAGGGTTTCATCACTAGAGGAAAGAAGCAATGCCACCAGATCAATAAACATAGAGTTCTATTACTGGAGGAGAGAATCAACATTTATCAACAATCATTCAGAGGTAATAAAGTTATCATTAATATTGTCAACACACGGTTTGTTTACTGGTGAAAGGAAACTTTACTACATGACTATGTACCAGTGATAACATGCATTGGTGTGTGTATACTATTGGTAATGCATTGCAAAGCAATACCATACAAGGATATATCTATGGTATAATTACTTTGACGTGGATAATAATCTCCCTGACAAGATGTCTGATAATGGTACATTTTCCCACTCTCTTAGGGGTCATTGTCCATATAAGgatatatatatggtatgattACCTTGGCAAGTAATGATCTCCCTGACAAGATGTCTGACAATGGTACATTTTCCCACGCTCTTAGGAGTCATTGTCCATATAAGGACATCTGCAGCTTTGCGGAGAAACTCCAACTCAGCATCTTCACTGTTCAAACATGGATGTAGTAGAAATGCTTTGGTGATGTCATCAGGATCCTTGCTAAAATGCAAATATCAAACAATACATTTTAATGAAGGTCATTATTCTCACAATTTTAGTTATTCATGATAGGTCCATTTTTTTCGAGCTTTAAATTTGTAATTGCACAGAAGAATAAGTCAAGGTCCTTACTATGTAATGCATCTCTTAAACCAGTTTTATGTAGTGGACACAGTTTTTTAACTTAGGATTGTAAGAACAAAATTCTATGTTTTACCCAGGATGATCCATTTTGAATTATGCCATAGCCTACTGTATGCTCACTGCTCCTCAGGTCATACATACTTGCAGCAAAATAGCACAATATATCTCTGAAGGACTTGAATGTTTCCTATGAAGAGTTGCTTGATGTTTTACTGACAAAAGTAGTATGATTGTTTagttttaatattacttatttacctttaaaggggaacacccctccaggaaataaagatatcTTCATTAACTTTGGGTTCTAAAGAGTCAAGTCATGGTTTTACATTACCTATATTATGCTCAATATTATGctcaatttcagagaaacatcaaattgaagtTGTCCCCCACTTGGGGATCTTTACTGTGggccacattgcatcatgggagtcagcagaaatgattATGCagtggttgaacaatgaatatttatgacattttcactgaaagtaataggcacttaggaatCATAAATGTTGTGACAGTGACACTTACCTTGGACTTGACTGTTTTAAATCTTGAAAGTGTGTATGTAGTTTATTGACAATGTCCTTTGTAATGAACCTTACCTATGGGATAAACAATCATTAATTAGGCTGTTATTATATAAAATCTACAGGATAAGATAACATAGACAGTACAATGGCCAtggtagactgtcgacagtcgctcgcgccttttttttcctacgtcttatctaaactccgagggcctcgatatcagtatgcgattatagtagtattgcaccggatcggagcgaggcaacgacttaagtttagataaaacgtaggaaaaaaggtgcgagcgactgtcgacagtctatggCCATGGTTGACACGCTGATTGTCTTGGAGGGTAAAAAATCTATTAATCAAAAATTTTAAAACCTGCCATGCCAattgtgtaatattttgaataGTCAATTAAGTATTTCTGGATAACTATATTTATACTGTTGTTTTTTTCCAATGGAAATCTGATAtgtaaagtttggagagaacatgtatatcaatcttaGTACATCTTAGTacataaaaatcacaaaataaataaaaaatattgcacATGAAGTTTTGtcaaattatagattattatgTTTTAGTAAAAGACTTCAGAACATCATGTGGCACAATGATTGCAAGAACTACTGTGCCAGCTGTTTGCATCAACATATTCCCTTCACCATTACAACAAGTTTTGAACCATTCTATCTCCAAGTGAATGTAGAAGTGAAATTGAAAGTAAGTGTAGTTGATACATATGTAGTGTACAATTCTGACATATTAATGAAGACACTTTTGTGAATACTTACCAAATCTACTTTTGCAAATCTATGCATCAGTTTTTCTATAGATTCCCACATGTCATCCCTGCAATGTACAAGACAAGATTGGCTACCAAATACTATGTTATAAAAGACActgatttattttaaatgttaaagCTGTCACAAATGAAGCCTTGTTTCTTTTTCTGAGACtttcttttaaattttgatttgttttaagTTTTCATTCTTTGCCTACCTCATCTTGCCAGATGTGATAACTTGAAAAGTTTGTGCAGTAAATTTCACAGTGAAATGAATATGAGTAGAGAATGAAAATTACATGATCCTAGAATTAAGTTCCGTTATCAACACAAGAATACAGTAATTTTGTTGTGAGTATcaacaaattacaatacatgtacattgcttCCAAAACTTATGAgaaaaaaatcagttttaaaCTTACTCAACAACTGCAATAAAGTTACTGGTATCCATGGTGAGATCTTTATACCATGTCAATACATAATGTTGTATAACTAGATCAAATACTGCAAGGAATGAgagaataataataaattctgGAAATTGCCAAGAAATAATTCACTACctctgtgtgaaatgtgaaCCTCAAACAATAGCACACTAGAGACTGCTATGACTCTGTCACCAAAGTAATAGCAGTGTTTCAGATGACCAAATAACACATTGCAAACTCAAGACATCATGGGGATGGTGAGGGGAGCTCTGAAGGGGGAGGGGAATCATACAGTCCTCTTGAATCTGACATTTCATTTAAAAGTAGCTGTCACCCTATCTAATGACTATCAGTAAAAACatagaataaaaaaatgtttttaaatacatttggTGCAAGTAAAGCTCTTAAAGGAAATAAAAGATGACAAATTTGaagtaaacatattttgtatcaGTCCTTGTATTGAGTTCTCTCATAGACAGTTGACAGGAAAATTGTCAATTGTTCCCTTGCAAAAATAATACCATCCTTATCTAagtctagtctgtaaggtacattgtaatggggcgccctcacacatcagtcaacccctttccccccagtgagggcagagtgacacaaCTTATCTTACAGTCCAGACTATGACAAATGGTAGCATTCTAGTGACAGTAACTTGGTGATGGTAAAAAACTATATTTTAATAGAGTGATGAACTTTCAAATTGATGATACTTATATCTAGATAACTTTATTGTAGGTATAACTGAatataaagttattttattgttGTTAGTTGGTTTTAGCGTTGTTTCCTCACCTTCTTTGATAGCTTCATCCATGTTTTTGGATATAACTACTCTTCGTGGGCCAGGTTGTGATTCTCTGGCCAAATTTTCCTGAAATTATAACACACATACTAAACTTAATTCTATGACAGGAAAGGATTTATCAGTGGTCTagtaataaattatacaataaagACATGGCTTGATTCCTAATACTATTAAAATTGTActtataaaatatcaaaattttatcTCTAGAAATACAGCACGATGTTCAAAGAGTATTTGCATATATCACAATGTACAGtctgggtcaaaatgatattgcTGAGTGTCAGTAGCACATCAAATTGGAATTGAGTGTGGATTAAAATACTTACTGCCATTTTAGTTAGCAACTGATTGGCTACTGTCTCAGTTTCTTGTGGCTTTGGTCGTATTTTATCTCCTGAGGTGACAACAAAGAGAAATCCAACAGCCAGTCCAAGTGAACCGACAGTCAAGTAAAGTACCAGATAAAACACTGCTACTAAGATACCCAGCTGATATAGAACACCTGTTACAGCTACACAGGTTCCAATAAAGTATGGATTCATTAGTGTCTTCAGTATACCCATTCTGCTCAGATTTATTTCCTTGTTTTCTTCTAAGTATCAAAATGTCCTATTGAGaacaatgtttttaaaatccATGGCAACGCTAGCATATTGGCAGTGTTGTTTTTCCTCTATTTCTCATCTTTCATCGTTCTTCTAGAGATGATTAAATTATCATATTTCTTCATTCCAAATTTAGCTGGGAAAGAAAAGTAATTAGGAATAAGATATGATGAATGTGGTGGGCATGCATTGTCAACCAAATGTTGTATTATTTTGGTACCTTGTCATCATTGGAAAGACTTCCCCAAACGAGAGACTGAGTAACCGAGACTAACAATCCTATCAATAAAACACTATATGGAATGACTGTCAACTTTATcattctcatcatcatcatcatcatcatcatcatcatcatcatcatcatcatcatcatcatcatcatatgcaACTATATCATCATCTTCATCGTCACCATTtgcaacatcatcatcatcatcatcatcatcatcatcatcatcattgccaTCCTCATCTTCCTCCTCGTCAATGCCATCATCATttgcatcatcatcaccaccaccatcaccaccacctccaTCGATAAGAATTAGTTGTATAATATATTCttgttatagtacatgtacatgtttgtttcATAATACAGAGACTAACACATAACCAGGATTTTTATAAATTGTGTGATGCATCATAGTCATACGttggattttaaaatatattaacaTTATATAAGTAACACAGCATATAACTTGTATGACTTGTTCATGTTAGAGAAGAAATAGAGTTCCTTATAATGAACGTAACTGTGAGAGAAAATTCAACTTTGAATACTCACGAATAAATATACACGCACAGGTAAGTGCACAGGCAGCAAGATAAGATGAGGTCGTGTTTGAAACAGTTACGTCTCTTGTAtctacaacaatgttcgactCTATGATTATATGAGAACTGTAAATTATGACAGTCTcaaattttttgaattttcacttcAATATACTCAGGGTCACACAAAAATTCCCTCTCACTTCCGCACGTATCCTTGCAAATCGGACGATGTTGTGAATATGACCCAAATGTAAGGTGAAAGGTTAAGGGTCACAATAAGATGGCGACCAAAGCACGGGTTTCTTTTTGATTTGTTATGATTTGACATAAACTACTGTCCAAGTTTCAACGTTGTCCTTTAAAGACTCACAAGGCAATGAATCTCAAAGGGCTTTTCCAAGATTTTAACCCAAGGTAATGATTTTCATTCGTATTTCTTCAAACCGGTGATCTCAAACTGTTTTTCTTTGTATGTGATGTCGGGATTTGTGTTCGTCGTCACATTGTAGTGTGAACCACAGTCCCCACatcatgatagagggactgtgtgtgaacacatacatttttaagAGAATTATTTCAACACTTGTGAATATAGTTTCCTTTAAAGTAAGTTTCTgactttttctttatttttttctttcctacAGTAAATTTCTGGTATATTCATTCCTCTTGATATTTACACTGTTGTTGGCATTGAAGTTAGACGGAACTGTAACATGTAGTTACTGGGCAGTTTTTATCCCTATCTGGATTTGGAACGTCATAGTTTTCAGTGGTGCAGCAGTGGGGACAATTGTATGGATAAAACATCCTACATACAGGTAAAACTTAGAAATATTGAAGTACTAAATTTGTGGAAAGTAAAGTGTTGTGTTAGtacatttgttttataatattttgtgtacCTTTAAGAAATAGACTGGGAtgttataaacaaaacaaagccTAGCCTGCTGACATATGTTAGcgctacactcattcactatatgAACAAGTGTAGTAGAACTCGTGAGTAGACATACAGGCCAAGCAAAGCCAAATTCCTTTATGTTCAATCAGTCAAACTTGTGTTAGTCACTTTTGCAAAGCATGCATGCTCATAGTGGCCACTTCAAATTAAAATCAGGTCTATCTGACAGTGccaaaagtgtgtgtgtgtgtcacaaaCATATTTATATCGGGTAGATGTTCATGTAAGAAACCAGAGGACATTCATTAAAAGTTGAAAAGAAATGCTGTTGACTGGAAGTTAGGAAGAACTTTTTCACCCAGAGAATTGTTAAAATATGGAACAACCTACCTGAGAGGGCTATCAATGCTACATCAGTGAACAATTTTAAGAATCGCATTGACAGTTTCCTGGACTCTCAACCCCTGAAATATAATATAGACGAACCATACTATATGTAATCTGGACCGGACAAGCTACTACAACTATTGGATATATGAGAGAGCTGAACATAGAGGCTCAGAGAGCCTGCGTTCAGAATCAACACTATAAACTATAAACACTATAAAAGAACAACACATGCCAACTTTAGTCTCGTGCTATCTTTCATCCAATCATAAGATCCGTCTCAGAGATGATTCGATAAAATGTTGCCATCCAGACTAATGTCAACtgattacaaatgaaaacaaatcaagAGTAACACTTTACCACTTGTATAGATATATCAAGTTAATAGATGGTTTATTCCTTATggtaacaaaacaaaagtaaaaattgttaaaacaatGCTGAAAGTCTGGTATAACTATAAATGTAAAGATGTTGATTTACTGCATCCAAATTGAATCATCTAGCATTTTAAGGTGTAGcttgaatttcatttcaaaatgaaaattcatcaaAAATACAAGACTCTATAATATTTGAAGTTAAGATAAATGTACATCATACTATTTatctaatatttttatttactttttctGAATTTCTCTTTTCAGAGTGGAAGGTGAAGGGTATGTGGATTTCAAAGCAATGCATATATGTGTCATAttgaatgtgttgttgtttatatttgaaatCTTGTCATGTGACAATATGGAAACAGACCGGCATCTATGGATCTTAGTCTTCATGCCTCTGTTCTTTGTTTCACCATTGTCAATTGCAGCGTGTATATGGGGCTTCCGACATGACAGATCATTAGAAGTGAGTATGAATAACTTACACTTATTGGTTATCACTGTTGTGAAACTTTTGTTGcaaatacataatttaatagataaaaaaattataaacctGGTGACTTATTGCAACATAGTGAATAGAATCCTAACTCAAAGTCAAGATTTATGGAAAAAGATCAAATACTAACTGTTAGCTATCAGATATGTTGTTATAAGAAATATACTGCTATATATATGGCTAATGTTGTACCTAATGCAGGATCTCAGTTTGGTGAAGTGGTTGTGAGAATGGGTTGAGAAGTaacacccccaccaccaccaccacaacgacaaccaccaccaccacctccttCCATGACATGCACAGCTATCTATATGATCTGTATTAGCTGTGCAATTAAGTGTGTGCCTATTATATATCTAATTGTGttaaactttattttcatttatagcTTGAAGCAATCCTGTCTGTCAATATTTTACagtttatattcatagcactgagATTGGATAGGGTCATCACATGGAGCTGGGTGGTAAGttcaaaattgaacaaaatattgtgttttaaAGAATTAGAATTTAACTAATTGAGTTGTGCCGCTTCACCATTATTGTCAAATATAATTGCAACTGCTAATTCAGGTCTGTGTTTTGAGTAAACTTTCTATagaacattacattgtattacctTACCTTATTATACTTttgttcattatatttttttaatacaaattttggttttgaaaattatcaatattcatATAAGGACCATTTTGCTGTTCATTACAAACAGTTTAACATAGCCCAGACTCTTGACTGTCTGGCTTGGCAATGTCAAATCAAACTTCAAAGTCAAGCCAGATAACAAAGTTTTAGGTTGGCTTTACAAGTGATTTAATgcccatatcacaatatatctAGTGCAAAGTAAACCTCATGGGTTCTCGTAGAGTAGTGGAACATGCTTTAATACGTTTATATTCCATTCTATACCACCAGAGAAGTCATTATTACTTTcttatatatacacactatGTTGTTGAAAACCAAGGTTAGCCTTTTTGGCAAGGACATATTATTGCTGTTGCACACTAATTTACCTACCACTTTCACTACTGGACAtttctaattctaattctaTCTACTTTTTCTTGTCTATTCTCTTTACAGATAGTGTTTATACCACTCTGGATATTAATGTGTTTATTATGTCTAATAGTGATTTATTATGTGATCTGGTCTATCTTGTTTATGAGATCTTCAGACATCATGGCAGAACAGAGACGAGCTCATGTCATGATGGCATTTACAGCTATGGCATTGGTTGTACCATTGTTGACGTGGGAGGTAAGCTATCTCAAATTGGGTTGTACCATTGTTGATGTGGGAGGTAAGCTATCTATCTCAGATTGGGTTGTACCATTGTTGACGTGGGAGGTAAGCTAGCTATCTCAGATTGGGTTGTACCATTGTTGATGTGGGAGATAAGCTAGCTATCTCAGATTGGGTTGTACCATTGTTGATGTGGGAGGTAAGCTAGCTCAGATTGGGTTGTACCATTGTTGACGTGGGAGGTAAGCTAGCCCAGATTGGGTTGTACCATTGTTGATGTGGGAGATAAGCTATCTCAGATTGGGTTGACatggcagtgtgccctctaatgatagccaaattttgttgttgtgggtcaaactgagaaaaactgttatttcttgtgagtcaccacatagaaagagatagggaataccaaattttggtgcatcactagaaattgtgtgcggcAGTGGCGTGTCAAATATCTCAGACAGTTATATGACCATTATTGATGAAGTAGTGTGAATACCTAATAACTCTTGTTGTGATTTTGTAGGTGTTACTTGCCAATCGGTTAGATGGTTCAAATGACTATGCCTTTGTGGCTATCTTTGCACCACTCTATATCTCCCTACTGACACTCATTGGGACAGCATTTGGACAGAAAGGAGGAAATCCATGTAAGTAAAACAACATGTTGGcagaaatgataaaaagttgtatgaaattgtaATGCAATATAGCATGTTATATCTTTTTATATTAGGATAAATAATAAACCATTTAATTTGATTATTAAAATAACAAGTATGATTTTTGGTGATGATGGTGTACTGCCAAAGTGAAATCAATACACAGACAAAAGAATTTATCTAAAATTTTACCAGCTGAATgcttgaattttgaatttttttcagGGTGGTTTGGCATCAGGAAAGACTTTTGTCAATTTCTTCTGGAAGTGTGCCCTTTCCTTCAAGAATATGGAAATATCTCCTACAAAATACAGCGAAATATGAATAATGACACCCCAGACTCACAGGATATTGAAAGAGACTCCCTATCAGACaatggaaaatacaaaataagcATCAGTTCATCAAGGATTGTGATGCCTGTTATTTCCATAGAAACGCCAGATTAATATAAACAAATCAAGATTTATCTATACAAAGTGACTATATATTTCATGGAAAGAAAACTTATGATTCTTATTCACTGCTGACTTTATAACCTAAATCATGGAATGAACACTGCTGTTTGTAATTATAAAAACTCGCTTTAATACAACCAAAATCACTATTGTGTCTCAGTACAGTCTACACAACATTGAACCTGTCGTTCAATTTTCCATTTTACTGTTGTCAGAGATATTATGCCAAATGTTTCTGATACTGAAATGTTCTACCTGTTATCTCTCATTCATGATCACTCAATTAGTACACAATGTAAATAATGTTACAATTACACTCCCACAGTTACTGCAAACTTATAAATAAGCACCCAGGCTCTCACTCGGTGGCATACTCCAAAAGAAAAATGGTACGTTCAGTTATAAGTACAAATTTAGTATCAATGATAATGATGTTGCATAGACTGTACTATAGACACAACAGTGATCTTAGTTGTAAAATTGCATATGTGCAATAATGAAAAGACAAGAAGTCTTTGAAATCCACAGGTGATAAAATATTTGAAGGTAAATGCCACCCTTATCGGTGTGTAAATTTGGAAGGTTTTTTGCACATAAGAGATATTTTATGAGATGTAATCTGATCAAAATCTGATGTTTGTGttgttattgttcatttcaaaattattatcTGAACGTTCATTTCTCCTAGAATGGTCTTGtgtattatatgtgtacattttggTCTTGATTGCCGACCCCAACTTAAATTCAAACACACAATACAAAGGTGGTGATTCAAGTACAATTAGATCAGATGAACAACTGACCTTaagatcagattttaatcagattgatgtagATTACGTTTTTAAATGTGTAAGTCGTATATAGAGtatgatttgtacatataaGTAGGGCTTATAAAGAGTATGTTTTTGTATGTGTGATCATAGACAGTTGAGTGgatccactgtctatggtgttATAAAACTATTATAAAGACAATATACAATTGTGTATGGTGTGAATACAAATAGGGCAATACGGATAATACATTATGCATTGAGTGGTGCTGATACAAAGAATGGTTTGTATTGGTACATATGAGTTAGGTTTATAGAgaatatgttttgtatatatgaATATGGATGACACAGAATGTATGATATGCATAAAAATGTAGCATGAGTGGCCCTCTTTTGGTTGAAGTTTGTGACTGAGTGAAAGGCAAATACACAATTTGATGGGGATGGAGAGGGTTGGAAGGTGGGGGAGGAGAGCCAAAACACTTGCATACCAAGTTAGAATGAAATCTGGAGGAAGTGTATACTTGTACATTCAAattagtgtgtatgtgtatgtctgtgtgtatgtatacatgtgtgtgtgtatacgtgtgtgtgtagacatgtgtgtgtatacatttgtatgtgtatgtgtgtatacattgtgtatacatgtgtgtgtatgtgtgtgtatgtgtatatacatgtgtgtgtgtatgtatgtatgtatgtatttatgtatgtgtatgtatgtatgtatgtatgtatgtatgtatgtatgtgtgtatgtatgaacacgtgtgtgtatgtgtatatgtatgtatgtatgtatgtgtatgtatgtatgtatgtatgtgtgtatacatgtgtgtgtgtgtgtgtgtgtatatatatatatgtatgtgtgtatacatgtgtgcgGGTGTCCTCACCATGTCACTACAAGTGAGAGAGTGgagagagacaaacagagagaTAGGGAATATGATATTATTTGAATCACTGGATTTAACATTTAAGATATCAAGGTGCACACAGTGATAGTAATGATATAAATTTTGATAATCATGTGATCAACTTTAACTATTGTAACTTATGTAGAAGACAAGGTGTCTTCAAATTTCTGCTTTATTGTGAAAACTCACCATGCCAAGTGTTTTTTCATTAACTTATCTGTCGTAAAATTTCTGAACCATAAATGATTGAGTACTAAAAATATGAaccaaattattatttttatatgaatatatatggtatgtgatgaaatgtttttattgtatGCTTCCAatcaagtacaaatataaaatgattagagattattattgaaaattacaattttgtaaaattgatatttttttgtacCTCTATGTCCTACTTTATTCAGTTATGAAAATATACTAAATCATGTCTGAACACTAATGTAGGgcaaaatgaagaaaaacaaaagaaaattgtaCTTGAATTCTAGATGGCGGTATTGAGAAATCTACAGTCCATACCGCTTCATCAAGAAACAAGTGTTCAGAGTAAATGACAGACATTATGTTTTCTTGGCAGTTCAAAGTTTCGAACCAAGATAGATTTCAACTTCTTTAAATCATGTGAACTCGGTAATAAAAATCTAAGTGGATAAAagaacacataaacaaacaaagctACTGATGTCTGAAGTTTAACAGATCAATATTAAGATTTGTATGTTCAGCTTTACATGTACTTATACAAATGGCGAGTACACTTCCTAAATCTTATTTCCAAATTGATTACAGTTTGTTTATTTAAGATTTCCActtcaattattttgttttggtaAGTTGATCTTCTAGCTGTAAACTGATTCCATgtcaatgtttgtatttgtcattttgtcaaCCAATATCTACAGTTGTTATCATTTTTAGTGGATAATCTCTTCAAGCAAAATAAACATCATAAGTACCTCTAATATCTTTTAAAAGGAAGTTTGTTTTTGTGGCAATCTCTAAATTCACCTACATCATAAGTACCTTTAATATCTTTTTTGTTTAAAAGgatgtttgttttgtgtgacAATCTCAGACTCACCAAATCAGCTTTGCATTTAATTTTCTAAGTTGGATTTAATAACATCCAATAAGATTACATGTCTGGTTCAATTAGTTGACGTTTTGTTACGCTGTGTTCCTGTTGCATTCTATGACTGGAGGAAAGAAAGCACAACTAGATTCGTTGTCTGTATTCTACACTTTTGCTTTGCTATTATGAACGTTACGTTACCATGAACGTTACAATTGCAGAATTTGACTTTTCAAGAGTATCTGCTTACATGTGTTattcacccccacccccaccccctcccccacacaccCACATCCCACCATCTTGTCATTCTATCCTAACATTAAAATCCATataaaatgtaccatatttgatttattcctaGCAAGATTCCTAAGAAGACATTTTGGAAGTGTTTACACTTTGACAACTGACTATCTAAGTATGGCCGAGGACCCATGTTTTTCTCCAGGCACCCATTTTTACACATGTAGCCAATAATTGTAAAAGCTTAGCATCCAGGCAAAGCTAGATCCTGTCATTGTTGTACACATTTCACAACATTTTTACTCAGTAAACCAGTTTGTTTTGCCTGATTGGTTCCGTTGCAAGCCTTCTATTTATTAAGTGGGTGTTCCTCTAGTGCAAAATAGGCAAATGGGGACACATTCAATATGATTAATCCTAAGATCCACAATCAGTTAATGTGTCAGTGGATGTAGGACATAGATTTTTACTCTTGAAAACATACCTATGACCTTCAGGAGGAATTGTACCAGGCACTACTTGGTTTCTTCTCTAGGATTTATCTATCCCAATTATTCCATGGGTGATGTCATTGAGTGTTAGCTTTGTTGTTTTGGATCAACTCTTTTAAGCAATCAACAATCCATTGGGGTATTAACTGCAGACAGAATAGTTTGTGCTATTTCTAATCTTCCTATTGTTCAAAATGTACACAGACCAAATAAATTGGGAATTCAAAGTGATGTGTAAATCcctaaaaaaatatcaaattaccaTAATTACCAACTAACCACAAGTAACAAACCAGAGATAGTTAGTAACTGGTATGTAAAATCTGGTATCAACTAAAATTTCTAAACATTCCAATATGTACTAACACTGCTACTGAAGGTCACACCTGTATATCGCATATTACCAGTGAAACAGTCAACCCAAATACAAGTTTGATTCTACTaatgtatacaaacaaaaaaGGTAAATCTCAGAGGCTGCATTCTATAGTTGGTTGTTGTCACTGTACCTCGGGGATTTAAGCTACATTCAGTCACTTTAAAAGGAAGGCTTCCAAAATGGAAAAGTGGCATTGTACAAACTGAAAACACAGAAGATTTAACTGTGTTTTTATTGTACCACAGTGtgtatacaaacacacaaactctGATAATAGATGTGATCACTTGGAAACTCAACATTCATTGAATAATGGTTCTGTTCTGAGTGTGTTGTCTGTCAAAGCACTGATTGAGAGAAT
The genomic region above belongs to Glandiceps talaboti chromosome 8, keGlaTala1.1, whole genome shotgun sequence and contains:
- the LOC144438994 gene encoding transmembrane protein 185A-like, giving the protein MNLKGLFQDFNPSKFLVYSFLLIFTLLLALKLDGTVTCSYWAVFIPIWIWNVIVFSGAAVGTIVWIKHPTYRVEGEGYVDFKAMHICVILNVLLFIFEILSCDNMETDRHLWILVFMPLFFVSPLSIAACIWGFRHDRSLELEAILSVNILQFIFIALRLDRVITWSWVIVFIPLWILMCLLCLIVIYYVIWSILFMRSSDIMAEQRRAHVMMAFTAMALVVPLLTWEVLLANRLDGSNDYAFVAIFAPLYISLLTLIGTAFGQKGGNPWWFGIRKDFCQFLLEVCPFLQEYGNISYKIQRNMNNDTPDSQDIERDSLSDNGKYKISISSSRIVMPVISIETPD